CGGGTGTTTTAGAAGATGTCCCCCAACTTATTGCTAACCTTAAACAGACAATAATAAAAATTCATGATGAAGAAGGCGGTAAAAAAGAACTTTTACTTGATGTTCAAGGCGAAGGAGAAGTAAGAGCCGGAGATGTAAAGACTGACAAAGATGTGGAAATACTCAATCCACATCTTCATATTGCTACATTGAGTAAAGGCAAAAGTTTAAAGATAAGTATTCAAGTTGAAAGAGGTAAGAGTTACATACAAGCTAAAAAAATGCCTGTTGATGCAGATGTGCCGAAAGGAACTATAGCTGTCGATGCGCTGTTTTCTCCTGTCCAAAAAGTAGATTTTAAAGTGGAAAACACGCGTGTAGGAGATAGAATAGACTATGAAAAACTAGCCTTGGAAATCAGGACAAACGGAACGATAACTCCAGATAAAGCATTAGAGTATGCAACGGAAGTTTTGATTAAGCACTACGAATTCATTTTGAATGTTTTAGAGAAAAAAGATGTCAAAGAAGAGATAGAAGAAGAAATTCTAAAAGAAACTAAAAAAGAAGATAAAAAAGGATTGTTATCTAGAAATCTTTCTGAGTTTGATCTCTCAGTTCGTTCAATGAATTGTTTGAAAGTTGGGAACCTAAAGACTTTGAACGATTTAGTGAAAAGAAATGAAGAAGAATTGATGCAGATTAAGAATTTTGGCAAAAAATCTCTTGACGAATTGGGTGATTTGGTTGCTAAACTTGGGCTTTCGTTTAAACAAACAAAAGAAAAATAACACTAATCACAAAAAATGAGACATATTAATAAAAAAAGAAAACTTGGGATGAAGGCGTCTCGAAGAAAATCTGTTTTAAAAAATTTATTCACCTCGCTTCTTGCTTACGGTGAAGTAAAAACGACAGAAATAAGAGGCAAAGAATTAGTGAGAGTTGGCAATAGTCTTATAGAAAAAGCGAAAAAGAGTGATTTAGCTTCCCGCAGAAAAGTTTCATCGCATATTACCAAAGACACGGTTTCCATAAACTTTTTTCAAGAAATCTTGCCAAAATTGGCTAATCGTACAGGCGGGTATCTTAGATTGTTTAGAGTGGGTATTCGAAAAGGTGATGGAGCTAAAGTAGTAATGGTGCAGCTGATTACAGACGACAGAAAACAGACGACAGAAGACAGACGATAAGAAGACAGAAAATAAACGACAAGAAAAATCTGTAGTCTGATTTCTGACCTCTGACTTTTTATATCTTGAAGATGAGCATCAAAGTTATAAATGACAAATGCACAGGCTGTAGATTGTGTCTTAGTGTCTGCCCCGTTAATGCAATCGAAATCAAAGATAAACCTGCCCGCCATTACTACGAAGGCGGGCAAGCCCGCCAGAGTAGTAGTGGCGGGAAAGCTGTAATCCTTCCAAACTGCACATTTTGCGGTGTCTGCGTAGACGCATGTAAATTTAACGCTATCGTTATTACAAAAGAAGAAAAAAAAGCAAAAGAAGGATATAAAGGCGTTTGGGTGTTTGCCGAAAGAAAAGGCGATGCGCTTCATGGTGTAGGTATAGAACTCTTATCCTGCGGCAGAGATATAGCAAACAAATTAGGTGTTGAGTTGGTATCAGTTCTTGCTGGCGATCATTCCCAAGACGATGCTCAAAAACTTATTTATTATGGTGCAGATAAAGTTTTTATAATAAAAGATTCAAAATTAAATACAGCCGAAATAGGATTTTTAACTAAAGCATTCTCCGATTTGGCAGAAAGAGAAAAACCTGAAGTTATCCTTTTTGGAGCAACCTCGTTAGGTAGGTCATTAGCTCCTCGCATTGCAGGACGTCTCAATACGGGACTTACAGCCGATTGCACAGAACTTGATGTAGATATTGATAAAAAACTCTTGCTCCAAACACGCCCGGCTTTCGGCGGAAACATAATGGCTACGATCATAACTCCCGCAATGAGACCGCAGATGGCTACAGTTCGTCCAAAAGTAATGAAGAAACCCGAATTGGACAAAACAAGAAAAGGCGAAATAATAACGATAACCCCCTTGCTTGATGCAAAAGACCAACTTACAAAAATACTGCAAACCATAAGAGAAGAAAAAGATGTAGTTGATTTACAGGAGGCAGATATAATTGTTTCTGGCGGAAGAGGAATAGGTAAAAAAGAAAACTTTGTTCTTATACAAGAACTTGCAAAGATTTTAGGCGGCGCAGTTGGCGCATCAAGAGCAACTGTTGACGCGGGATGGATTCCTTCTTATCATCAAGTCGGACAAACGGGCAAAACTGTTCAATCCAAACTCTATATTGCTTGCGGCATTTCAGGCGCTATTCAACACCAAGTAGGCATGCGTTCATCAGATATAATAATAGCAATCAACAAAGACCCCGAAGCTCCCATCTTTGACATTGCAACCTATGGTATAGTCGGTGATCTCTTCGAAATAATTCCTGCTTTAATAAAACAACTCAAGAAACGATAGGTAAAGCTCTAAGTTTAAGTGTTAAGCATGAAGAGAAAACTGACGACTAAAGATTATAAACCATAAACTAAAATGTCATTCACTTTTGAATTCAGTATCTTGCCGAAAGTTAACCACGCAATTATAGAAATAGAAAGAGTAAGGGGTTTTCTAGACGCAGTTAAGGCAAAAAAAAATCAGCTGTTAGATATGCAAAATGAAGTTCTTATGCTTGAATCTCATTACTCTACACATATTGAGGGAACGGAGCTGACTTTAGACGAGTCAAAAGATATATTAGAAGATATACCCGTTAAAGATGTAAATTCTGGAGACAAACAAGAACTACTCAACTATAGAGAAGCTTTAATCCTTATTCGCAAACACATAAACACAGATGCCCCTATTACAGAACAACTAATCAGAGAACTTCATAGAATAAGTGTAAAAGATATAAGGAATAACCAAGCCGAGCCGGGGAATTATCGTAAAGTCCAGAATTATGTGGTGAACCTAAAAACACAGGAAATTATCTATACTCCGCCGCCTTCTTCGGAAGTACCACAATTAATGAAAGAATTCGTAATGTGGCTTAATAAAAAGAGAGAGTTTCTATCGCCTGTTTTTATTGCA
Above is a genomic segment from bacterium containing:
- a CDS encoding DNA-directed RNA polymerase subunit alpha, which encodes MEENNKIKFLIMPEKLEWETLTESYGKVFVYSLERGFATTLGNSLRRMLLFCIPGAAITSVNIEGVKHEFSSIPGVLEDVPQLIANLKQTIIKIHDEEGGKKELLLDVQGEGEVRAGDVKTDKDVEILNPHLHIATLSKGKSLKISIQVERGKSYIQAKKMPVDADVPKGTIAVDALFSPVQKVDFKVENTRVGDRIDYEKLALEIRTNGTITPDKALEYATEVLIKHYEFILNVLEKKDVKEEIEEEILKETKKEDKKGLLSRNLSEFDLSVRSMNCLKVGNLKTLNDLVKRNEEELMQIKNFGKKSLDELGDLVAKLGLSFKQTKEK
- the rplQ gene encoding 50S ribosomal protein L17, with the protein product MRHINKKRKLGMKASRRKSVLKNLFTSLLAYGEVKTTEIRGKELVRVGNSLIEKAKKSDLASRRKVSSHITKDTVSINFFQEILPKLANRTGGYLRLFRVGIRKGDGAKVVMVQLITDDRKQTTEDRR
- a CDS encoding electron transfer flavoprotein subunit alpha, producing MSIKVINDKCTGCRLCLSVCPVNAIEIKDKPARHYYEGGQARQSSSGGKAVILPNCTFCGVCVDACKFNAIVITKEEKKAKEGYKGVWVFAERKGDALHGVGIELLSCGRDIANKLGVELVSVLAGDHSQDDAQKLIYYGADKVFIIKDSKLNTAEIGFLTKAFSDLAEREKPEVILFGATSLGRSLAPRIAGRLNTGLTADCTELDVDIDKKLLLQTRPAFGGNIMATIITPAMRPQMATVRPKVMKKPELDKTRKGEIITITPLLDAKDQLTKILQTIREEKDVVDLQEADIIVSGGRGIGKKENFVLIQELAKILGGAVGASRATVDAGWIPSYHQVGQTGKTVQSKLYIACGISGAIQHQVGMRSSDIIIAINKDPEAPIFDIATYGIVGDLFEIIPALIKQLKKR